In a single window of the Rhodamnia argentea isolate NSW1041297 chromosome 2, ASM2092103v1, whole genome shotgun sequence genome:
- the LOC115738718 gene encoding protein Iojap, chloroplastic, whose protein sequence is MAVATATAVSLPGSATMTQLSCEPSHVEVNFPRFQVPRTPFLQTRCLWKMDTFRSSNSKQTHHKIPFAYGKENVNEDTDDMFDELFNKYGKVVFRRNDKRPPSVEVDDDAESLSFAVAMAKVASEVKAADIKVLFVKPLVYWTRFFIIATAFSRPQIDAIGSRIRDLAEKKYGKVPSGDSKPNSWTLLDFGDVVIHIFLPQQREFYNLEEFYANATPIELPFENQPPFRP, encoded by the exons ATGGCGGTGGCCACGGCGACCGCGGTGTCACTCCCCGGCTCCGCCACCATGACTCAGCTTTCCTGTGAACCCTCGCATGTGGAAGTGAACTTCCCTCGATTTCAAGTCCCTCGCACACCCTTTCTTCAGACTAGGTGCCTGTGGAAGATGGACACGTTCCGTAGCTCCAATTCCAAGCAGACGCACCACAAGATTCCTTTCGCGTATGGCAAAGag AACGTGAATGAAGATACTGATGACATGTTCGATGAGTTGTTCAATAAGTACGGAAAAGTGGTGTTCAGGAGAAATGACAAAAGACCTCCTAGTGTTGAAGTAGATGATGATGCAGAAAGTTTATCAT TTGCAGTGGCAATGGCTAAGGTTGCAAGTGAGGTGAAAGCTGCAGACATAAAAGTCCTCTTCGTGAAGCCTCTTGTGTACTGGACCCGCTTTTTCATCATTGCCACAGCATTTTCCCGTCCTCAGATTGATGCCATTGG GTCAAGAATAAGAGACCTGGCGGAGAAGAAGTATGGGAAAGTTCCATCTGGGGACTCAAAACCTAACTCATGGACACTTCTGGATTTTG GTGACGTGGTTATCCACATATTCCTTCCCCAACAGAGAGAATTCTACAACTTGGAAGAGTTCTATGCTAATGCAACTCCAATTGAGTTGCCTTTCGAAAACCAACCACCATTCCGTCCTTGA
- the LOC115738688 gene encoding uncharacterized protein LOC115738688 isoform X1 → MEAGNSTSTSRAFRSEFLLSLKVLLKHFMAGNGLPSLGRVKLADLVPSEGLPTDSYKISVSTLSQSLAQYSAAVIQFSTSDGALLRSGLDSARLYFHQRASYPASDMIHTNETREWCKTSGYYADPQLWQETYDYRPGLTPIEPNTLELPPAGLPDVFSLLGKAARDILDAISFYLNLRSSPFSEVLDNVPLRNREISSSVLSVCCHARPSFQGAQHPNLINQDDGQLVVFSDNDQQIDKSLITLMKSDKAGLHVRDFQGRWVLVDGDLGPQEAVVFPGLALYQATAGYVNPALLKTEITNMQSNIYGRCSLAFRLMPKSMTSLSCSEMRAAGHGVEAQFQLPVPVDDFMQRSHPTDQLLNRHSLQSFNFPTAQDGSMKPLMRRKKNSSKCKPLPPSKRLRLEAQRVLKERVQDIADKRGIKLRFCTLKDCETHIRSLDGPCANIRLEIGWPPGVPFVHPHDLPNKAKVEFLKAYEPGWTATNDTEEPLSIVSAVVTQLQACN, encoded by the exons ATGGAGGCTGGCAATTCAACTTCAACTTCTCGAGCTTTCC GGTCAGAGTTCCTCCTGTCCTTGAAGGTACTCTTGAAGCATTTCATGGCAGGCAATGGCCTGCCATCCTTGGGCCGTGTGAAGCTTGCTGATCTTGTACCTTCCGAAGGGCTCCCTACTGATTCCTACAAAATTTCTGTCTCAACCCTGTCACAATCACTCGCTCAATATTCTGCTGCAGTTATTCAATTTTCCACTAGCGATGGGGCTCTTTTGAGATCTGGTTTAGATTCTGCTCGCCTCTATTTCCATCAAAGGGCATCGTACCCTGCTAGTGATATGATTCACACCAATGAAACTCGCGAGTGGTGCAAGACGTCCGGTTACTATGCAGATCCTCAGTTGTGGCAAGAAACTTATGATTACAGACCTGGCCTTACACCCATTGAACCAAACACATTGGAATTACCACCAGCAGGTCTTCCAGATGTGTTTTCTCTTCTGGGAAAAGCAGCTAGGGATATCTTAGATGCCATCAGTTTCTACCTAAACTTGCGGAGCTCTCCTTTCTCTGAAGTTCTGGATAACGTCCCTTTGAGAAATCGGGAAATATCATCCTCGGTATTGTCTGTTTGCTGTCATGCAAGGCCATCATTTCAAGGAGCACAACACCCCAATTTGATAAATCAAGATGATGGCCAATTAGTTGTGTTTTCTGACAATGATCAGCAGATTGATAAAAGCTTAATAACTCTTATGAAATCAGATAAAGCGGGTTTACATGTAAGAGACTTTCAAGGCCGGTGGGTTCTTGTGGATGGAGACCTTGGTCCCCAGGAAGCAGTTGTTTTTCCTGGACTTGCACTTTATCAGGCAACGGCAGGCTACGTGAACCCAGCTCTTCTTAAAACGGAGATCACTAACATGCAGTCTAACATCTATGGAAGGTGTTCATTGGCTTTCAGGCTCATGCCTAAGTCAATGACCAGTCTTAGCTGCTCTGAGATGAGAGCAGCTGGTCATGGGGTTGAAGCTCAATTCCAGCTTCCAGTGCCAGTTGATGATTTCATGCAAAGATCCCACCCAACAGATCAGCTCCTCAACAGGCATAGTCTCCAAAGTTTTAACTTCCCTACAGCTCAAGATG GATCAATGAAGCCCTTgatgagaaggaagaagaatagCTCCAAATGCAAGCCACTCCCACCTTCCAAAAGGTTGCGCCTTGAAGCTCAAAGAGTTTTGAAGGAAAGAGTTCAGGACATCGCGGATAAAAGGGGTATCAAGCTGAGGTTCTGTACCTTGAAGGACTGCGAGACTCATATTCGCTCTTTAGATGGCCCTTGTGCAAATATAAGATTGGAAATTGGGTGGCCACCAGGAGTTCCATTTGTCCATCCCCATGACCTACCCAATAAAGCAAAGGTTGAATTTCTGAAAGCATATGAACCTGGGTGGACGGCAACTAATGATACAGAG GAACCACTCTCCATAGTTTCTGCTGTGGTCACCCAGCTGCAAGCGTGCAATTAA
- the LOC115738688 gene encoding uncharacterized protein LOC115738688 isoform X2: MEAGNSTSTSRAFRSEFLLSLKVLLKHFMAGNGLPSLGRVKLADLVPSEGLPTDSYKISVSTLSQSLAQYSAAVIQFSTSDGALLRSGLDSARLYFHQRASYPASDMIHTNETREWCKTSGYYADPQLWQETYDYRPGLTPIEPNTLELPPAGLPDVFSLLGKAARDILDAISFYLNLRSSPFSEVLDNVPLRNREISSSVLSVCCHARPSFQGAQHPNLINQDDGQLVVFSDNDQQIDKSLITLMKSDKAGLHVRDFQGRWVLVDGDLGPQEAVVFPGLALYQATAGYVNPALLKTEITNMQSNIYGRCSLAFRLMPKSMTSLSCSEMRAAGHGVEAQFQLPVPVDDFMQRSHPTDQLLNRHSLQSFNFPTAQDGSMKPLMRRKKNSSKCKPLPPSKRLRLEAQRVLKERVQDIADKRGIKLRFCTLKDCETHIRSLDGPCANIRLEIGWPPGVPFVHPHDLPNKAKVEFLKAYEPGWTATNDTELSLTEPRAYQSSFRGL; this comes from the exons ATGGAGGCTGGCAATTCAACTTCAACTTCTCGAGCTTTCC GGTCAGAGTTCCTCCTGTCCTTGAAGGTACTCTTGAAGCATTTCATGGCAGGCAATGGCCTGCCATCCTTGGGCCGTGTGAAGCTTGCTGATCTTGTACCTTCCGAAGGGCTCCCTACTGATTCCTACAAAATTTCTGTCTCAACCCTGTCACAATCACTCGCTCAATATTCTGCTGCAGTTATTCAATTTTCCACTAGCGATGGGGCTCTTTTGAGATCTGGTTTAGATTCTGCTCGCCTCTATTTCCATCAAAGGGCATCGTACCCTGCTAGTGATATGATTCACACCAATGAAACTCGCGAGTGGTGCAAGACGTCCGGTTACTATGCAGATCCTCAGTTGTGGCAAGAAACTTATGATTACAGACCTGGCCTTACACCCATTGAACCAAACACATTGGAATTACCACCAGCAGGTCTTCCAGATGTGTTTTCTCTTCTGGGAAAAGCAGCTAGGGATATCTTAGATGCCATCAGTTTCTACCTAAACTTGCGGAGCTCTCCTTTCTCTGAAGTTCTGGATAACGTCCCTTTGAGAAATCGGGAAATATCATCCTCGGTATTGTCTGTTTGCTGTCATGCAAGGCCATCATTTCAAGGAGCACAACACCCCAATTTGATAAATCAAGATGATGGCCAATTAGTTGTGTTTTCTGACAATGATCAGCAGATTGATAAAAGCTTAATAACTCTTATGAAATCAGATAAAGCGGGTTTACATGTAAGAGACTTTCAAGGCCGGTGGGTTCTTGTGGATGGAGACCTTGGTCCCCAGGAAGCAGTTGTTTTTCCTGGACTTGCACTTTATCAGGCAACGGCAGGCTACGTGAACCCAGCTCTTCTTAAAACGGAGATCACTAACATGCAGTCTAACATCTATGGAAGGTGTTCATTGGCTTTCAGGCTCATGCCTAAGTCAATGACCAGTCTTAGCTGCTCTGAGATGAGAGCAGCTGGTCATGGGGTTGAAGCTCAATTCCAGCTTCCAGTGCCAGTTGATGATTTCATGCAAAGATCCCACCCAACAGATCAGCTCCTCAACAGGCATAGTCTCCAAAGTTTTAACTTCCCTACAGCTCAAGATG GATCAATGAAGCCCTTgatgagaaggaagaagaatagCTCCAAATGCAAGCCACTCCCACCTTCCAAAAGGTTGCGCCTTGAAGCTCAAAGAGTTTTGAAGGAAAGAGTTCAGGACATCGCGGATAAAAGGGGTATCAAGCTGAGGTTCTGTACCTTGAAGGACTGCGAGACTCATATTCGCTCTTTAGATGGCCCTTGTGCAAATATAAGATTGGAAATTGGGTGGCCACCAGGAGTTCCATTTGTCCATCCCCATGACCTACCCAATAAAGCAAAGGTTGAATTTCTGAAAGCATATGAACCTGGGTGGACGGCAACTAATGATACAGAGTTAAGTCTCACTGAACCCCGGGCATATCAATCGTCATTCAGAGGATTGTAA
- the LOC115738580 gene encoding probable BOI-related E3 ubiquitin-protein ligase 3 has protein sequence MAVDASSGHLNLFALHHFLGNRELLLNPMDAIPDPYNAAQLGCGLPLSGTTTATDSLPLLQQHGSLISDSLPPKAVMKPSDSGLTHNLPSVSRKRGRDSINPVLSYGTSSPDSKTRACFSFLGEDVSMQIQQQQLDIDRLISHHMEKVRMEIEERRKRQARRIVGRIEEEVGKRLRSKEEEIQKIGKLNWALEERVKTLCVENQIWRDLAQANEATANALRTNLEQVLAQVGTDDLPRGGAAMDDEADDAGSCCGSNYDGEGEGEGEEESRRRGLGEAQHGRRRGRAATTTWCRKCGKEEASVLLLPCRHLCLCAVCGSSLHTCPLCNSPKSGSVHVNLS, from the exons ATGGCTGTCGACGCTAGCTCTGGCCATCTCAATCTGTTCGCTCTCCACCACTTCTTGGGTAACCGAGAGCTCCTCCTCAACCCGATGGACGCCATCCCGGACCCGTACAACGCCGCCCAGTTGGGTTGCGGGCTGCCGCTGTCGGgaaccaccaccgccaccgactCTCTGCCGCTCCTCCAGCAGCACGGCTCTCTCATCAGCGACTCCCTCCCTCCCAAGGCCGTGATGAAGCCATCCGACAGTGGCCTCACTCACAACCTGCCCTCGGTATCCAGGAAGCGAGGCAGGGACTCCATCAACCCCGTCCTCTCCTACGGGACGTCGTCCCCGGACAGCAAGACTCGCGCTTGCTTCTCTTTTCTGGGGGAAGACGTGTCCATGCAGATCCAACAGCAGCAATTGGACATCGATCGTCTCATTTCTCACCAT ATGGAGAAGGTGAGGATGGAGATagaggagaggaggaagaggcaGGCGAGGAGGATAGTGGGGAGGATAGAGGAGGAGGTGGGGAAGAGGCTGAGGtccaaggaggaggagatccAGAAGATTGGGAAGCTCAACTGGGCGCTGGAGGAGCGGGTGAAGACGCTGTGCGTGGAGAACCAGATTTGGAGGGACCTGGCCCAGGCCAACGAGGCCACCGCCAACGCCCTGCGCACCAACCTCGAGCAGGTCCTGGCGCAGGTCGGCACGGACGACCTCCCCCGCGGCGGTGCCGCCATGGACGATGAGGCTGACGACGCCGGGTCGTGCTGCGGGAGCAATTACGacggggagggggagggggagggggaggaggagagcCGGAGGCGGGGGCTAGGGGAGGCGCAGCATGGTAGGAGGAGAGGGAgggcggcgacgacgacgtGGTGCCGGAAGTGCGGGAAGGAGGAGGCGAGCGTGCTGCTGTTGCCGTGCAGGCACTTGTGTTTGTGCGCGGTGTGCGGGTCTTCCCTCCATACTTGTCCCCTCTGTAACTCTCCCAAATCCGGGAGCGTCCATGTTAATCTGTCCtag
- the LOC115738688 gene encoding uncharacterized protein LOC115738688 isoform X3 has product MAGNGLPSLGRVKLADLVPSEGLPTDSYKISVSTLSQSLAQYSAAVIQFSTSDGALLRSGLDSARLYFHQRASYPASDMIHTNETREWCKTSGYYADPQLWQETYDYRPGLTPIEPNTLELPPAGLPDVFSLLGKAARDILDAISFYLNLRSSPFSEVLDNVPLRNREISSSVLSVCCHARPSFQGAQHPNLINQDDGQLVVFSDNDQQIDKSLITLMKSDKAGLHVRDFQGRWVLVDGDLGPQEAVVFPGLALYQATAGYVNPALLKTEITNMQSNIYGRCSLAFRLMPKSMTSLSCSEMRAAGHGVEAQFQLPVPVDDFMQRSHPTDQLLNRHSLQSFNFPTAQDGSMKPLMRRKKNSSKCKPLPPSKRLRLEAQRVLKERVQDIADKRGIKLRFCTLKDCETHIRSLDGPCANIRLEIGWPPGVPFVHPHDLPNKAKVEFLKAYEPGWTATNDTEEPLSIVSAVVTQLQACN; this is encoded by the exons ATGGCAGGCAATGGCCTGCCATCCTTGGGCCGTGTGAAGCTTGCTGATCTTGTACCTTCCGAAGGGCTCCCTACTGATTCCTACAAAATTTCTGTCTCAACCCTGTCACAATCACTCGCTCAATATTCTGCTGCAGTTATTCAATTTTCCACTAGCGATGGGGCTCTTTTGAGATCTGGTTTAGATTCTGCTCGCCTCTATTTCCATCAAAGGGCATCGTACCCTGCTAGTGATATGATTCACACCAATGAAACTCGCGAGTGGTGCAAGACGTCCGGTTACTATGCAGATCCTCAGTTGTGGCAAGAAACTTATGATTACAGACCTGGCCTTACACCCATTGAACCAAACACATTGGAATTACCACCAGCAGGTCTTCCAGATGTGTTTTCTCTTCTGGGAAAAGCAGCTAGGGATATCTTAGATGCCATCAGTTTCTACCTAAACTTGCGGAGCTCTCCTTTCTCTGAAGTTCTGGATAACGTCCCTTTGAGAAATCGGGAAATATCATCCTCGGTATTGTCTGTTTGCTGTCATGCAAGGCCATCATTTCAAGGAGCACAACACCCCAATTTGATAAATCAAGATGATGGCCAATTAGTTGTGTTTTCTGACAATGATCAGCAGATTGATAAAAGCTTAATAACTCTTATGAAATCAGATAAAGCGGGTTTACATGTAAGAGACTTTCAAGGCCGGTGGGTTCTTGTGGATGGAGACCTTGGTCCCCAGGAAGCAGTTGTTTTTCCTGGACTTGCACTTTATCAGGCAACGGCAGGCTACGTGAACCCAGCTCTTCTTAAAACGGAGATCACTAACATGCAGTCTAACATCTATGGAAGGTGTTCATTGGCTTTCAGGCTCATGCCTAAGTCAATGACCAGTCTTAGCTGCTCTGAGATGAGAGCAGCTGGTCATGGGGTTGAAGCTCAATTCCAGCTTCCAGTGCCAGTTGATGATTTCATGCAAAGATCCCACCCAACAGATCAGCTCCTCAACAGGCATAGTCTCCAAAGTTTTAACTTCCCTACAGCTCAAGATG GATCAATGAAGCCCTTgatgagaaggaagaagaatagCTCCAAATGCAAGCCACTCCCACCTTCCAAAAGGTTGCGCCTTGAAGCTCAAAGAGTTTTGAAGGAAAGAGTTCAGGACATCGCGGATAAAAGGGGTATCAAGCTGAGGTTCTGTACCTTGAAGGACTGCGAGACTCATATTCGCTCTTTAGATGGCCCTTGTGCAAATATAAGATTGGAAATTGGGTGGCCACCAGGAGTTCCATTTGTCCATCCCCATGACCTACCCAATAAAGCAAAGGTTGAATTTCTGAAAGCATATGAACCTGGGTGGACGGCAACTAATGATACAGAG GAACCACTCTCCATAGTTTCTGCTGTGGTCACCCAGCTGCAAGCGTGCAATTAA
- the LOC115738553 gene encoding auxin-responsive protein SAUR76 has product MKKINQLILRKCKSLSRQLARSSSYSNLRSKSARDVELWCGMRDDRDEPRETVLVGSSRKRYVISSKHLSHPLLSALIQKSSSSSSPPSSTKQKPGDGDGVIQVKCEVVLFDHLLWMLDNADPSIGPESLEELAELYVF; this is encoded by the coding sequence ATGAAGAAGATCAATCAGCTGATACTGAGGAAGTGCAAGAGCTTGTCCCGGCAACTGGCGAGATCGTCGTCCTACAGCAACCTCAGGTCGAAGTCGGCGAGGGACGTCGAGCTGTGGTGCGGCATGCGAGATGACCGCGACGAGCCTCGCGAGACCGTACTCGTCGGGAGCTCGAGGAAGCGTTACGTGATCAGCTCCAAGCACTTGAGCCACCCCTTGTTGAGCGCTCTCATCCAgaagtcctcctcctcctcctcgccgccCTCGTCGACCAAGCAGAAGCCTGGAGACGGGGACGGTGTCATTCAGGTGAAGTGCGAAGTGGTTCTCTTCGACCACCTCCTGTGGATGCTCGACAATGCCGACCCGAGCATCGGTCCCGAGTCGCTGGAAGAACTGGCCGAGCTTTACGTGTTCTGA
- the LOC115738662 gene encoding protein NARROW LEAF 1, with translation MERTKMQMRAVCSGSTPSEESALDLERSCCNHSNLPSLSPPMLQPFASAGQHCESNAPYFSWPSRLNDGAEERANYFANLQKGVLPETLGRLPKGQQATTLLELMTIRAFHSKILRCYSLGTAIGFRIRRGVLTDIPAILVFVSRKVHKQWLSPIQCLPTALEGPGGVWCDVDVVEFSYFGAPEPAPKEQLYTEIVDDLRGGDPCIGSGSQVASQETYGTLGAIVRSQTGSRQVGFLTNRHVAVDLDYPNQKMFHPLPPTLGPGIYLGAVERATSFITDELWYGIFAGINPETFVRADGAFIPFADDFDVSTVTTSVRGVGEIGDVKIIDLQAPIGSLIGRQVMKVGRSSGLTTGTVLAYALEYNDEKGICFLTDFLVVGENQQTFDLEGDSGSLIILKGEGSGKPRPIGIIWGGTANRGRLKLKVGQPPENWTSGVDLGRLLNLLELDLITTNEGLKVAVQEQRAASATAMGSTVGDSSPPDGIMGKDKTDEKLDSLGLQIEHIPLEVEPSSSELNPSLMDPDFTIEDGIKAGPSIEHEFIPPSFCRRSPLHQNNPSDKMVSQNLSSLRNNCDEDVCVSLQLGDNEAKRRWSDASSDTGGLK, from the exons ATGGAGCGGACTAAAATGCAAATGAGGGCTGTTTGCTCCGGTTCAACGCCTTCAGAAGAGTCGGCTCTAGATCTCGAAAGGAGCTGTTGCAATCATTCTAATCTTCCTTCGCTCAGTCCACCGATGCTCCAACCGTTTGCATCGGCTGGACAACACTGCGAGAGCAATGCCCCTTACTTCTCATGGCCAAGTCGATTAAATGATGGTGCTGAGGAGCGTGCAAATTATTTTGCAAATTTGCAGAAAGGGGTGCTACCCGAAACTCTTGGCCGGTTGCCCAAAGGCCAGCAAGCTACCACATTGCTTGAACTCATGACCATAAGAGCATTTCATAGCAAAATCTTGCGCTGCTATAGTCTTGGCACTGCCATTGGTTTTCGCATTCGACGTGGTGTTTTGACTGACATACCAGCCATTCTCGTATTTGTGTCTAGGAAAGTCCATAAGCAGTGGCTCAGCCCCATCCAATGTCTTCCAACTGCTCTAGAG GGACCTGGAGGGGTGTGGTGTGATGTTGATGTGGTCGAGTTCTCATACTTCGGTGCACCCGAGCCAGCTCCTAAAGAGCAGTTATACACTGAGATTGTGGATGATTTGCGCGGAGGTGATCCCTGCATTGGTTCAGGCTCACAG GTGGCAAGCCAAGAGACTTATGGAACCTTGGGTGCCATAGTGAGGAGCCAAACAGGAAGTAGACAAGTTGGCTTTCTCACCAATCGTCATGTTGCTGTTGACTTAGATTATCCAAACCAGAAAATGTTTCATCCTCTGCCTCCAACTCTTGGGCCTGGGATATACCTAGGTGCTGTTGAGAGGGCAACTTCTTTCATCACAGATGAACTTTGGTACGGCATTTTTGCTGGAATAAACCCAG AGACATTTGTGAGAGCTGATGGGGCATTCATTCCTTTTGCTGATGATTTCGATGTGTCCACTGTTACTACATCTGTCAGGGGAGTGGGGGAAATTGGTGATGTCAAGATTATAGATTTGCAGGCTCCAATAGGTAGCCTAATTGGGAGGCAAGTAATGAAGGTTGGGAGAAGTTCTGGCCTGACCACTGGAACAGTTTTGGCTTATGCTCTTGAGTACAATGATGAGAAGGGGATCTGCTTTTTAACTGACTTCCTTGTGGTGGGAGAGAATCAACAAACTTTTGATCTGGAAGGAGACAGTGGAAGCCTCATAATATTGAAGGGTGAGGGCAGCGGGAAGCCACGGCCTATTGGGATTATCTGGGGAGGAACGGCTAATAGGGGACGGCTAAAACTAAAAGTTGGCCAGCCTCCTGAAAATTGGACCAGTGGAGTAGATCTTGGACGTCTCCTCAATCTTCTTGAACTTGATCTAATAACAACCAACGAAGGGCTGAAAG TGGCGGTGCAAGAACAAAGAGCTGCCTCAGCAACAGCAATGGGATCAACTGTTGGTGACTCATCGCCCCCAGATGGCATCATGGGTAAGGACAAAACTGATGAGAAGTTAGATTCCCTCGGCCTTCAGATAGAGCACATCCCTCTGGAAGTAGAACCAAGCAGCTCGGAGCTGAATCCGTCCCTGATGGATCCCGACTTCACTATAGAAGATGGAATCAAGGCTGGTCCGAGCATTGAACACGAGTTTATTCCTCCAAGCTTCTGTAGACGGTCTCCGCTCCATCAGAACAATCCGTCCGACAAAATGGTCTCTCAGAATCTGTCATCACTGAGAAACAACTGCGATGAAGATGTCTGTGTCTCGTTGCAGTTGGGTGACAACGAGGCCAAGAGGAGATGGTCCGATGCTTCTAGCGACACTGGAGGTCTGAAATGA